CAAGCTCATCAAAGCTTCTTTTACTTCTTTAAAATCATCGAAATCTACCCGTACACCGTTCGTTTCTTGATAGGTCTCATGTCCTTTTCCCGCAACTAGGATAATATCATTGGCCATAGCCAACTTACACGCAGCTTTTATGGCTTGCTTTCTGTTCTCTACGGACAGTACTTTTCTTGTGTTTTGTGCCTCTACGCCCTCCTCCATTTCTTCTATGATGACCGATGGAGATTCTGTACGTGGATTATCTGAGGTAAAAATGGCCTGATCGCTCATTTCTGACGCGATATGACCCATAACCGGACGCTTAGACTTATCTCTATCACCACCACACCCCACTACGGTGATGACTTTTTCATTTCCAGTCCTCAATGCATTGATAGTTACCAATACATTTTTAAGTGCATCCGGAGTATGGGCATAATCAACTATTGCCGTTATCTTTTCTTTGGATATAAAGTATTGAAATCTTCCGTCCACATTTTCGAGCTCACTGATAAGTTGAAGGATTTCAAGCTTTTCCAAGCCCAGAATATCCGCTGCTGCATAAATTGCAAGGAGATTGTAAGCGTTAAAGTCCCCAATCAGCTTGGACCATAGCTCATTATCATCAATCTTCAGCAACTGCCCATCAAACTGTTTTTCTAAAATCTGCGCCCTATAATCTGCATAGGACTTAAGTGCATAGGTATGTTTTTTGGCCTTGGTGTTCTGTAGCATCACCAATCCATTTTTATCGTCAATATTAGTTAGGGCAAAGGCTGTTTTTGGCAAATCGTCAAACAATTTTTTCTTTGTATCCCTATATTCTGCAAATGTTTTATGGTAATCCAAATGATCATGGGAAAGGTTTGTGAAGATTGCTCCTGCAAAGTGTAATCCTTCAGACCTTTTTTGATGGATACCATGGGAACTCACCTCCATAAAACAGTATTCCACTCCTTCCAAATTCATATTGGACAGGTGTTGGTTTATGGTAAGTACATCTGGAGTGGTATGGGTGGTTTTATATACTGTATCGTTCACCAAAACCTTGATGGTAGAAATCAAACCTACTTTAAAGCCTGCTTTTTTGAACAGATTATAAAGCAACGTGCTGACCGTTGTTTTACCATTGGTTCCTGTTATGCCCACCAATTTTAGGTTCTTGGAAGGGTTTTCATAATAATTGGCAGCAATATGAGCTAGCGCACTGTTGGTGTTCGGTACTTTTAAGTAGGTAATTCCGTTCACCAATAACTCGGGAAGTTCCTCGCATACGATAGCTTTAGCACCAAGTTCCACTGCTTTTTGAATGTATTTATGCCCATCTGTAATCAACCCACGAATTGCCACGAACACATCATCCATTTCAACCTTACGAGAGTCAAAATGAACATGGTTGACCATTACGTTTGTATCTCCGCTAACAGCAGAAAGGCTTACACCGTACAATATGTCTTTCAACAACTTCATGAAAGTTCCAGTACTATTTTTTTTACTTTATCAATGGCAGTTCCTTGGTCTATGGACTGCTTTTTCACTTTTCCATTTCCTTTTACTTCAACCTGTAACCCCAGGTTTTCCAATAATGAAACGGCATCCATACCGCTCATCCCTTTTACGTTGGGTATTTGTGCATGCTTTTTTTGCACCTGCGCATAATAACGTTCATAGCTTTGGTTCAATGTCTCATCATCAAAAGATTTTCCTTTCACTTCATTGATGATAGGGGAAGTGGCATAAATTTTTTGGGCCATGGATTTAAAAACAGGACCGGAAACATCGGCCCCATAATACCCAACACTCTTATCCGGTTCGTGAATTACTACAATACAGGAATATTTGGGGTTGTCCGCAGGAAAATATCCGGCAAAAGATGAGATATAGGCCAGTTTATCCGGGTCTTTTGCCACGTAATTTTTTTGTGTTGTTCCTGTTTTACCTGCCATGGAAAAACTCTTGGAATACATCCGATGCCCTGTTCCAAACTCCTTTTCTACAACATCCTTTAATAATTGTTGCGCTTTTTTAACGGTTTCTTTGGAGCAGATGGAGGAATTGAATATCTCTTTATCGAACTTTTTTATCACTTTGCTGCCTTCCCTAACAGATTTGATCAATCTTGGCTTTACCAATTCTCCATCGTTAGCAATAGCATTATAAAATGCCAATGTCTGTATAGGTGTTAGGGAAACTTCATAACCATGTGACATCCATCCTAAAGAAATTCCCGACCATCCCTTATCTCCAGGATATCTGATGACAGGGTCTCCTTCTCCAATTATAGGTAAATCCAGTTTTTTGTGAAGCCCCATATTCATAAGTCGGTTTACGAATTTTCCCGGTTTCTCTTTGTAGTTTTCATGGATCATTTTGGCAAATGCGGTATTTGAAGAAACCGCGAAAGCCTTGGACAACGGTATTTTACCATAACCGCCCCATTTTGTATCCCTTACAATTCTGTCATAGATTTTATACCTGCCCTTTTCCGTATCAATTACAGTATTTGTATCTATAACTTTGTCTTCCAGTGCGGCAACCATCGACATTAATTTGAAGGTAGAGCCTGGTTCATGGGATTCCCCAACGGCGTAATTGAGCTTTTCGTAATACGTTCCACTTGACGTTCTACCCAAGTTGGAAATGGCTTTTATCTCACCTGTTTCGGTCTCCATGACCACAACACATCCGTGGTCCGCCTTGTATTTTTCCAATTGCGCCAAAAGTTCATGATGGGCAATATCCTGAATGTTGATATCAATGGTTGAGACCACGTCCAATCCATCTTGCGGCTCAACAATATTGTCAAGACCTACAGGCTTCCATTGTCCTTTTGCTATTTTTTGCTTTAAACGTTTTCCTTCTTTTCCCCGCAGATATCGCTCACCAAAAGCACCGTCCAGACCCACCCTGGTGTAATAACCGTTTTCATCTACTTTTTCATATCCAATACTTCTAGCTGCCATTTTCCCTAAAGGATATTCACGCACTACACGATGCGTTTCAATAAAACCGCCTTTATAAGGACCTAACGAAAACAATGGAAACTGTTTTATGCGTACGTAATCCAAATAATCCACGTTACGGGCAACTAACTTATACCTATTGTTGTTCGCTCTTGCTTTTCTAAAAAGTTGTCTATAATAAGAGGATGGCCTGTCAAAAAGTTTACCTAGAGAATCTGAAAGTGCCGCAACATTATTCTGAAAGTTTTCTTCGGAAACCGTCTTGGCATCAAAGCGTATTTCATACTTTGGAACAGAAGCGGCGAGCAAACTCCCGTCATCAGAATATAGATTTCCCCTATTGGGCTCTATGGTGAACATTTTTTCTGTTTTGTTCAGGGCAAGCTCTTTATAATCTTCTCCCTTGATCATTTGAATGTCCACAAGCTTCACAATAACACAAATAGAGAAAACAACAAGACACCCCGTCACGAGGTATAGTCTGTTCATTATGTTTTTCTCCGTTATTGCCATTACTCTTCTGATTTCACCTTTATTTTTTGAGGGGGATTTTTTGAGGGCACAATTCCCTCATTGGCCACTATCTCTCTTAAT
The nucleotide sequence above comes from Flagellimonas sp. HMM57. Encoded proteins:
- a CDS encoding UDP-N-acetylmuramoyl-L-alanyl-D-glutamate--2,6-diaminopimelate ligase, producing MKLLKDILYGVSLSAVSGDTNVMVNHVHFDSRKVEMDDVFVAIRGLITDGHKYIQKAVELGAKAIVCEELPELLVNGITYLKVPNTNSALAHIAANYYENPSKNLKLVGITGTNGKTTVSTLLYNLFKKAGFKVGLISTIKVLVNDTVYKTTHTTPDVLTINQHLSNMNLEGVEYCFMEVSSHGIHQKRSEGLHFAGAIFTNLSHDHLDYHKTFAEYRDTKKKLFDDLPKTAFALTNIDDKNGLVMLQNTKAKKHTYALKSYADYRAQILEKQFDGQLLKIDDNELWSKLIGDFNAYNLLAIYAAADILGLEKLEILQLISELENVDGRFQYFISKEKITAIVDYAHTPDALKNVLVTINALRTGNEKVITVVGCGGDRDKSKRPVMGHIASEMSDQAIFTSDNPRTESPSVIIEEMEEGVEAQNTRKVLSVENRKQAIKAACKLAMANDIILVAGKGHETYQETNGVRVDFDDFKEVKEALMSLEK
- a CDS encoding penicillin-binding protein; translated protein: MAITEKNIMNRLYLVTGCLVVFSICVIVKLVDIQMIKGEDYKELALNKTEKMFTIEPNRGNLYSDDGSLLAASVPKYEIRFDAKTVSEENFQNNVAALSDSLGKLFDRPSSYYRQLFRKARANNNRYKLVARNVDYLDYVRIKQFPLFSLGPYKGGFIETHRVVREYPLGKMAARSIGYEKVDENGYYTRVGLDGAFGERYLRGKEGKRLKQKIAKGQWKPVGLDNIVEPQDGLDVVSTIDINIQDIAHHELLAQLEKYKADHGCVVVMETETGEIKAISNLGRTSSGTYYEKLNYAVGESHEPGSTFKLMSMVAALEDKVIDTNTVIDTEKGRYKIYDRIVRDTKWGGYGKIPLSKAFAVSSNTAFAKMIHENYKEKPGKFVNRLMNMGLHKKLDLPIIGEGDPVIRYPGDKGWSGISLGWMSHGYEVSLTPIQTLAFYNAIANDGELVKPRLIKSVREGSKVIKKFDKEIFNSSICSKETVKKAQQLLKDVVEKEFGTGHRMYSKSFSMAGKTGTTQKNYVAKDPDKLAYISSFAGYFPADNPKYSCIVVIHEPDKSVGYYGADVSGPVFKSMAQKIYATSPIINEVKGKSFDDETLNQSYERYYAQVQKKHAQIPNVKGMSGMDAVSLLENLGLQVEVKGNGKVKKQSIDQGTAIDKVKKIVLELS